In the genome of Triticum urartu cultivar G1812 chromosome 5, Tu2.1, whole genome shotgun sequence, one region contains:
- the LOC125506657 gene encoding protein FAR1-RELATED SEQUENCE 5-like — MAEEELTDIMVDMEYGELMKDWIDDWSDDENSDREDRSENGNEWDNLNINELDDDQENNSELSNEDYISQISSGCHNAYDYYGESDTETCLNDESLDAPGSGESESSVIMSEVTQDDGAKNVQDTASADDKRDMFMQIMEMTFMSHDAAYDFYNSYARDNGFSIRKNKVKYSKTESRHMHYRRFVCSRQGKRDSKLLTEEGHSRRLRPETRCFCEAHLTVKLDQKRGVWYVESFEDKHSHMLAGPDEVPFLWSHRKIEEYQKHEIMSMGAAGIRIHDMMDCFISKHVWYDGVGFTRREIYNLCAKEKRKLLSKGDAAAAIGIMASRKQRDPSFFLEYRLDKEGHLNRMFWCDSQSRHDYEDFGDALVFDSTYKMNRYGMPFIPFVGLNNHRKTTVFGCAIVSDETEETYVWLLQTFLRSMCQKMPKSVITDADAAMIKDDLRKIDGMEIVEIKLGDGSQQYIVAWQNNRKRSFLVEYTPVNSAETIRCRKVEKEQE; from the exons ATGGCGGAAGAGGAGTTAACTGATATCATGGTAGACATGGAGTATGGAGAACTGATGAAAGACTGGATAGATGATTGGTCAGATGATGAAAATTCAGATCGTGAAGATCGGTCAGAGAATGGGAACGAATGGGACAATCTTAAT ATCAATGAGCTTGATGATGATCAGGAAAACAACTCGGAGCTCTCGAATGAAGATTACATTAGTCA AATTTCTTCTGGATGTCATAATGCGTACGACTATTATGGTGAATCCGACACGGAGACATGCCTTAACGACGAATCATTAGATGCACCTGGTTCTGGGGAGTCTGAGTCGTCGGTCATCATGAGTGAG GTGACACAAGATGATGGTGCAAAGAATGTCCAAGATACTGCCAGTGCAGATGATAAGAGGGATATGTTCATGCAGATAATGGAAATGACCTTTATGTCTCACGATGCTGCGTATGATTTCTACAACAGCTATGCTAGAGATAATGGTTTCAGTATTAGAAAGAATAAGGTCAAGTATAGCAAAACAGAGTCACGTCATATGCATTATAGGCGGTTTGTTTGTTCAAGACAAGGGAAACGTGACAGCAAGTTGCTGACCGAGGAAGGACACAGCCGTAGGCTCAGACCGGAGACACGCTGCTTTTGCGAAGCGCACCTGACCGTCAAGCTTGACCAAAAGCGTGGGGTTTGGTATGTTGAAAGTTTTGAGGACAAGCATAGCCATATGTTGGCAGGACCGGACGAGGTACCTTTTCTTTGGTCCCATAGAAAAATCGAAGAGTACCAGAAGCATGAGATAATGTCCATGGGAGCTGCAGGGATTAGAATTCACGACATGATGGATTGCTTCATCAGCAAGCATGTATGGTACGACGGTGTTGGTTTTACCAGGCGTGAAATATACAACCTTTGCGCCAAGGAGAAGAGGAAGCTGCTTTCAAAAGGTGATGCTGCCGCAGCCATAGGCATCATGGCCAGTAGGAAACAGAGGGATCCTAGCTTCTTTCTCGAGTACAGGCTAGATAAGGAAGGACATTTGAATAGGATGTTCTGGTGCGACTCCCAGTCTCGTCATGACTATGAGGACTTCGGCGACGCGCTTGTATTTGACAGCACGTACAAGATGAACCGCTATGGTATGCCATTCATACCTTTTGTTGGTCTTAACAATCACCGGAAGACCACTGTTTTTGGTTGTGCCATAGTTTCGGACGAGACCGAGGAGACATACGTGTGGCTTCTGCAGACGTTTTTGAGGTCCATGTGTCAAAAGATGCCTAAGAGTGTAATCACAGACGCCGACGCTGCGATGATCAAG GATGATCTTAGAAAAATTGACGGCATGGAGATTGTAGAAATTAAGCTGGGAGACGGATCACAGCAGTACATCGTGGCCTGGCAGAATAACCGGAAGCGTAGTTTTTTGGTGGAGTATACACCAGTAAATTCTGCAGAAACTATAAG GTGCAGAAAAGTGGAGAAGGAACAAGAGTAG